The Podarcis muralis chromosome 10, rPodMur119.hap1.1, whole genome shotgun sequence genome includes a region encoding these proteins:
- the SCO2 gene encoding protein SCO2 homolog, mitochondrial: protein MLWSFVSPSLWHVVPGQAPRLWGRRRCPFLCKQARCRFQAAWHSRLASLVGGTGWQASLLNPLGKGTSDSAAQGACLGARGASHPSRTQRHAAGWRSFSQGTPQSPSSGPRLPFKTRLLITVLFGGGILAGWLYLRKEKLRQEKLRRVEELRKLALGQGDFRLLDHTGRPRSKADLRGSWVLLYFGFTHCPDICPEELEKMSRVVELLDGKSHLPRVQPVFITVDPERDDVPAMAKYVRDFHPRLLGLTGTPEQVREVGRAFRVYASAGPRDEDGDYIVDHTVIIYLLSPDGLFLDYYNRNKTEAQIAKSVQGHMDTYQSLFG, encoded by the coding sequence ATGCTTTGGTCCTTTGTCAGCCCGAGCCTCTGGCATGTGGTGCCAGGCCAGGCCCCCCGCCTTTGGGGGAGAAGAAGATGCCCGTTTCTCTGCAAACAAGCCAGGTGCCGCTTCCAGGCAGCCTGGCACAGCCGGCTTGCATCTTTGGTTGGTGGCACAGGTTGGCAGGCATCTCTGCTGAATCCCTTGGGAAAGGGCACTTCTGACTCCGCAGCCCAGGGCGCCTGTCTGGGAGCGAGAGGGGCTTCGCACCCCAGCAGGACACAGCGGCACGCGGCCGGCTGGAGGTCTTTCTCCCAGGGGACCCCGCAGAGCCCCTCGTCCGGCCCCCGCCTCCCGTTCAAGACTCGACTGCTCATCACGGTCCTCTTTGGCGGCGGcatcctggctggctggctgtaccTGCGGAAAGAGAAGCTCCGGCAGGAGAAACTGAGGCGCGTTGAGGAGCTGCGGAAGCTGGCCCTCGGGCAGGGGGATTTCCGGCTGCTGGACCATACGGGGCGGCCCCGCTCCAAGGCCGACCTGCGGGGCAGCTGGGTTCTGCTCTACTTTGGCTTCACCCACTGCCCGGACATCTGCCCCGAGGAGCTGGAGAAGATGAGCCGCGTGGTGGAACTGCTGGACGGCAAATCTCACCTGCCGAGAGTCCAGCCCGTCTTCATCACGGTCGACCCCGAGAGGGACGACGTGCCGGCGATGGCCAAGTACGTCCGGGATTTCCACCCGCGCCTCCTGGGGTTGACAGGCACCCCAGAGCAGGTGCGGGAAGTGGGCCGGGCCTTCCGGGTCTACGCCAGCGCCGGCCCCAGAGACGAGGACGGCGACTACATTGTGGACCACACCGTGATCATCTACCTGCTCAGCCCAGACGGGCTCTTCCTGGACTATTACAACCGGAACAAGACGGAGGCGCAGATCGCCAAGAGTGTGCAGGGACACATGGACACCTACCAGAGCCTCTTCGGCTGA